The genomic stretch GTGCGGGTGTTACTTGAATTTTATCAATGTTCGGGCGCACTCCAAAGCTATAAGCTGGGGTTCCATCCAACTTGACCGTTTCCGGTTTGTATGCACCAGGAGCCGGAGTCGATTCGATCTTATCGATGTTTGGCCTTACACCGAAGGTGTACGCGGGATTATGAATTTTCATCTTCTCCGGTGAGTAGCTGCCCGGTGCTGGAGTAGAATCAACCTTATCGATATTGGGACGTACCCCGAATGAGAAAGCAGGAGTATTGTCCAACTTCACTGTTTCGGTTTTGTATGCGCCAGGACCAGGGAAGGTGTCCCTTCGTTCTACGTTCGTTTTTACACCGAAACTGTACTGTGGGGTTTGATCTAGCTTACATTTTTCCGGAGAGTATGAACCAGGAGCAGGAGTTTTCTCGATTTTACCTGTGTTGGTCTTCACACCAAAACTATACGCGGGTGTAGTACTATCAACTACTTTATCGTTGTTGTATGTCCCAGGACCGGGGATGGTATTTTTCTGTTCGATGCCCGTTTTCAAACCAAAACTATATGCAGGAGAGGATTTATCCACGATCTTATCAGCATCGTACGCGCCAGGTCCTGGAACAAGTGGGATTTTTTCCACGTTAGTTTTAATTCCAAAGCTATACGCAGGAGTCGATTTGTCTACGACCTTTTCAGCATCATACGCGCCAGGACCTGGCAGGGTATTCGGCTTGTCCAAATTAGGCTTAACACCAAAACTGTACGCGGGGGTACTTTTATCGACGACCTTATCAGTGTCGTACGTACCTGGTCCTGGAATGGTGTTCGGTTTTTCAGCATGACCCTTAACACCAAAGCTGTACGAGGGAGCGCCACTATCAACTTTATCCAAATTGTAGGCTCCAGGACCAGGAACATTATTCGGTTTATCAAGATTAGTTTTAACACCAAAACTGTAGGCAGGAGCTCCTTTGTCAGTTTTATCGGCATCGTAAGCTCCCGGACCTGGAATAACACTTGGCTTCTCTATGTTGGTTTTCATACCAAAACTATAGGCGGGAGCTCCTTCGTCAACCTTATCCGAGTCATAAGCTCCGGGTCCGGGCACTGTGTTAGGTTTCCTTACATCGCACTTTAATCCAAAACTATACGCAGGCGTACTTTTATCGTAATTTTTATCGGAATCGTATGCCCCGGGTCCTGGGACCACGTAAGGCTTCGTAACATTCGTTCTTAATCCAAAACTATAAGCAGGAGTTGTGTCAGTTATCTTATCCAAATCGTAAGCACCGGGACCGGGTATATCACTTTTTCTGTCGGTATTTGTTCTCGACCCAAAACTGTAAGCGGGGGAATTATTGTCCACAGCCTTATTCGTATCGTAAGCTCCCGGTCCGGGTGTGTCACTTGGTTTATCGAGACTGTGTCGCGCACCAAAACTGTATGCTGGACTATTGTCTACATTGGCCTTTTCGGGAGAATATGCCCCTGGGGCAGGAATGCCATCCGGTTTGTCGATTGTCGGTCTGATGCCAAAACTGTACTTCGGGGCTCCGTCCAGATTGGCCTTCTCCGGTGAATAAGCTCCCGGCGCTGGATTACTGTTCGGTTTGCTAGTGTTCGTACGCTGTCCGAAACTGTACGCGGGATTGTGATCTAGGTTTACTTTTTCTACTGCGTAAGCCGTGGGGGCAGGCGTGTTGCTTGGCTTGTCGTGATTGATGCGCATGCCGAATGGATATGCGGGTGAGTGATCGAGTTTCTTGGCTTTCTCGGGCTCGTACTGACAGGGTGCTGCGTGATGGAATGTGTGGCATGAGACAACATGTTCAAGCAGTGATTGCAAGTTCTAGGGTACATCAAAACAGACACTATTGGTACTCACCAGGATTAGTGTTCGGTTTGTCCAGATTTGGCCGCAGCCCAAAACTGTACGCAGGAGTATtgtcaagtttcgttttttccggcTCGTAGGCACCGGGTGCTGGCGTATTTTTGGGACGCTCGGTGATTGTTTTCAGTCCAAAGGTGAAGGCAGGTTTTCGGTCCAGTGCCAGGGCGGATTTTTCTGGCTGATATGCCCCAGGGGCTGTAAAAAGGGGTAAAACAGTCATACAACGATACAGTAAAATTATCGTAAAATTGATATACCGGGTGTATCTTCCATCTTTTCTGGAATCACTTTGAGGCCAAAGCTAAACTTTGGTGATTTGTCGTGTAATACTTTTTCCGGAGAGTATGTTCCAGGAGCTGTAGTTGGATTATAGTTAGATAATGCGATAGCTATGATAGGCGAATATTTGGACATACCTGGGGATACACTACGAACTTTTATTTCCGGCCTAATTCCAAAGGAAAATTTGGGTGTACTATCTAAGACTACTTTTTCTGGCTTATAATCACAGGGAGCTAGACAAACACAAGAAGAAATTCGAAACATTATTTATTATTGGATAGATGTTTTTTATGCTTTCGATCAAA from Wyeomyia smithii strain HCP4-BCI-WySm-NY-G18 chromosome 3, ASM2978416v1, whole genome shotgun sequence encodes the following:
- the LOC129731828 gene encoding mucin-1 isoform X4, giving the protein MGGFEQRPWTPTKRRGPIAAEHRGPGPQYLLPQLLGTRVVDSKRSAAPAYSFGQRHRARTESFSPGPLYNITGLGCKGKDTPPAYCLQSRPKEIPKYLTPAPGEYNVEKADKLLVKSAPRYTFGVKKPPKSTSETPAPCDYKPEKVVLDSTPKFSFGIRPEIKVRSVSPAPGTYSPEKVLHDKSPKFSFGLKVIPEKMEDTPAPGAYQPEKSALALDRKPAFTFGLKTITERPKNTPAPGAYEPEKTKLDNTPAYSFGLRPNLDKPNTNPAPCQYEPEKAKKLDHSPAYPFGMRINHDKPSNTPAPTAYAVEKVNLDHNPAYSFGQRTNTSKPNSNPAPGAYSPEKANLDGAPKYSFGIRPTIDKPDGIPAPGAYSPEKANVDNSPAYSFGARHSLDKPSDTPGPGAYDTNKAVDNNSPAYSFGSRTNTDRKSDIPGPGAYDLDKITDTTPAYSFGLRTNVTKPYVVPGPGAYDSDKNYDKSTPAYSFGLKCDVRKPNTVPGPGAYDSDKVDEGAPAYSFGMKTNIEKPSVIPGPGAYDADKTDKGAPAYSFGVKTNLDKPNNVPGPGAYNLDKVDSGAPSYSFGVKGHAEKPNTIPGPGTYDTDKVVDKSTPAYSFGVKPNLDKPNTLPGPGAYDAEKVVDKSTPAYSFGIKTNVEKIPLVPGPGAYDADKIVDKSSPAYSFGLKTGIEQKNTIPGPGTYNNDKVVDSTTPAYSFGVKTNTGKIEKTPAPGSYSPEKCKLDQTPQYSFGVKTNVERRDTFPGPGAYKTETVKLDNTPAFSFGVRPNIDKVDSTPAPGSYSPEKMKIHNPAYTFGVRPNIDKIESTPAPGAYKPETVKLDGTPAYSFGVRPNIDKIQVTPAPGAYEVEKVKLDHAPAYPFGIKVNREKLNDVPAPGTYDPDKSKLDHSPAYTFGIKHKGEKLKDTPAPSAYQPEKCKIDASPAFTFGMKVNYDRLSDIPDIQNHAEPSTLAVMSNGDSTSTATTRSANKTSTTETVIQNGGGTVALQQTSTSSAQSSSLQHQQMTHQQQQQQQTQVVTNGNAVTTTTTSGSVKMTRERKTVREERSTISSGTTEAGGTTVVTTVTNENLVPNCIAGVKQLQQNVQHQRMVCTGHFRA
- the LOC129731828 gene encoding uncharacterized protein LOC129731828 isoform X2, translated to MVVLTSTETACCSSTTTTTTSFSATKGGSRSSSWIKRRKSTGVVRKKYKDSYRVMGGFEQRPWTPTKRRGPIAAEHRGPGPQYLLPQLLGTRVVDSKRSAAPAYSFGQRHRARTESFSPGPLYNITGLGCKGKDTPPAYCLQSRPKEIPKYLTPAPGEYNVEKADKLLVKSAPRYTFGVKKPPKSTSETPAPCDYKPEKVVLDSTPKFSFGIRPEIKVRSVSPAPGTYSPEKVLHDKSPKFSFGLKVIPEKMEDTPAPGAYQPEKSALALDRKPAFTFGLKTITERPKNTPAPGAYEPEKTKLDNTPAYSFGLRPNLDKPNTNPAPCQYEPEKAKKLDHSPAYPFGMRINHDKPSNTPAPTAYAVEKVNLDHNPAYSFGQRTNTSKPNSNPAPGAYSPEKANLDGAPKYSFGIRPTIDKPDGIPAPGAYSPEKANVDNSPAYSFGARHSLDKPSDTPGPGAYDTNKAVDNNSPAYSFGSRTNTDRKSDIPGPGAYDLDKITDTTPAYSFGLRTNVTKPYVVPGPGAYDSDKNYDKSTPAYSFGLKCDVRKPNTVPGPGAYDSDKVDEGAPAYSFGMKTNIEKPSVIPGPGAYDADKTDKGAPAYSFGVKTNLDKPNNVPGPGAYNLDKVDSGAPSYSFGVKGHAEKPNTIPGPGTYDTDKVVDKSTPAYSFGVKPNLDKPNTLPGPGAYDAEKVVDKSTPAYSFGIKTNVEKIPLVPGPGAYDADKIVDKSSPAYSFGLKTGIEQKNTIPGPGTYNNDKVVDSTTPAYSFGVKTNTGKIEKTPAPGSYSPEKCKLDQTPQYSFGVKTNVERRDTFPGPGAYKTETVKLDNTPAFSFGVRPNIDKVDSTPAPGSYSPEKMKIHNPAYTFGVRPNIDKIESTPAPGAYKPETVKLDGTPAYSFGVRPNIDKIQVTPAPGAYEVEKVKLDHAPAYPFGIKVNREKLNDVPAPGTYDPDKSKLDHSPAYTFGIKHKGEKLKDTPAPSAYQPEKCKIDASPAFTFGMKVNYDRLSDIPAPNEYHIPDVLGSSKEGPIRSAPAYTITGRQKARLPQCITFPGPGHYDSKIDPLVKRAPMFSMATRFRIPTDETMKPGPAAHHPEKGYNIYRTAPASSFAIRHTPFLAHKTPRLVTNVVKRSYWD
- the LOC129731828 gene encoding uncharacterized protein LOC129731828 isoform X1 translates to MVVLTSTETACCSSTTTTTTSFSATKGGSRSSSWIKRRKSTGVVRKKYKDSYRVMGGFEQRPWTPTKRRGPIAAEHRGPGPQYLLPQLLGTRVVDSKRSAAPAYSFGQRHRARTESFSPGPLYNITGLGCKGKDTPPAYCLQSRPKEIPKYLTPAPGEYNVEKADKLLVKSAPRYTFGVKKPPKSTSETPAPCDYKPEKVVLDSTPKFSFGIRPEIKVRSVSPAPGTYSPEKVLHDKSPKFSFGLKVIPEKMEDTPAPGAYQPEKSALALDRKPAFTFGLKTITERPKNTPAPGAYEPEKTKLDNTPAYSFGLRPNLDKPNTNPAPCQYEPEKAKKLDHSPAYPFGMRINHDKPSNTPAPTAYAVEKVNLDHNPAYSFGQRTNTSKPNSNPAPGAYSPEKANLDGAPKYSFGIRPTIDKPDGIPAPGAYSPEKANVDNSPAYSFGARHSLDKPSDTPGPGAYDTNKAVDNNSPAYSFGSRTNTDRKSDIPGPGAYDLDKITDTTPAYSFGLRTNVTKPYVVPGPGAYDSDKNYDKSTPAYSFGLKCDVRKPNTVPGPGAYDSDKVDEGAPAYSFGMKTNIEKPSVIPGPGAYDADKTDKGAPAYSFGVKTNLDKPNNVPGPGAYNLDKVDSGAPSYSFGVKGHAEKPNTIPGPGTYDTDKVVDKSTPAYSFGVKPNLDKPNTLPGPGAYDAEKVVDKSTPAYSFGIKTNVEKIPLVPGPGAYDADKIVDKSSPAYSFGLKTGIEQKNTIPGPGTYNNDKVVDSTTPAYSFGVKTNTGKIEKTPAPGSYSPEKCKLDQTPQYSFGVKTNVERRDTFPGPGAYKTETVKLDNTPAFSFGVRPNIDKVDSTPAPGSYSPEKMKIHNPAYTFGVRPNIDKIESTPAPGAYKPETVKLDGTPAYSFGVRPNIDKIQVTPAPGAYEVEKVKLDHAPAYPFGIKVNREKLNDVPAPGTYDPDKSKLDHSPAYTFGIKHKGEKLKDTPAPSAYQPEKCKIDASPAFTFGMKVNYDRLSDIPDIQNHAEPSTLAVMSNGDSTSTATTRSANKTSTTETVIQNGGGTVALQQTSTSSAQSSSLQHQQMTHQQQQQQQTQVVTNGNAVTTTTTSGSVKMTRERKTVREERSTISSGTTEAGGTTVVTTVTNENLVPNCIAGVKQLQQNVQHQRMVCTGHFRA
- the LOC129731828 gene encoding mucin-1 isoform X3; translated protein: MVVLTSTETACCSSTTTTTTSFSATKGGSRSSSWIKRRKSTGVVRKKYKDSYRVMGGFEQRPWTPTKRRGPIAAEHRGPGPQYLLPQLLGTRVVDSKRSAAPAYSFGQRHRARTESFSPGPLYNITGLGCKGKDTPPAYCLQSRPKEIPKYLTPAPGEYNVEKADKLLVKSAPRYTFGVKKPPKSTSETPAPCDYKPEKVVLDSTPKFSFGIRPEIKVRSVSPAPGTYSPEKVLHDKSPKFSFGLKVIPEKMEDTPAPGAYQPEKSALALDRKPAFTFGLKTITERPKNTPAPGAYEPEKTKLDNTPAYSFGLRPNLDKPNTNPAPCQYEPEKAKKLDHSPAYPFGMRINHDKPSNTPAPTAYAVEKVNLDHNPAYSFGQRTNTSKPNSNPAPGAYSPEKANLDGAPKYSFGIRPTIDKPDGIPAPGAYSPEKANVDNSPAYSFGARHSLDKPSDTPGPGAYDTNKAVDNNSPAYSFGSRTNTDRKSDIPGPGAYDLDKITDTTPAYSFGLRTNVTKPYVVPGPGAYDSDKNYDKSTPAYSFGLKCDVRKPNTVPGPGAYDSDKVDEGAPAYSFGMKTNIEKPSVIPGPGAYDADKTDKGAPAYSFGVKTNLDKPNNVPGPGAYNLDKVDSGAPSYSFGVKGHAEKPNTIPGPGTYDTDKVVDKSTPAYSFGVKPNLDKPNTLPGPGAYDAEKVVDKSTPAYSFGIKTNVEKIPLVPGPGAYDADKIVDKSSPAYSFGLKTGIEQKNTIPGPGTYNNDKVVDSTTPAYSFGVKTNTGKIEKTPAPGSYSPEKCKLDQTPQYSFGVKTNVERRDTFPGPGAYKTETVKLDNTPAFSFGVRPNIDKVDSTPAPGSYSPEKMKIHNPAYTFGVRPNIDKIESTPAPGAYKPETVKLDGTPAYSFGVRPNIDKIQVTPAPGAYEVEKVKLDHAPAYPFGIKVNREKLNDVPAPGTYDPDKSKLDHSPAYTFGIKHKGEKLKDTPAPSAYQPEKCKIDASPAFTFGMKVNYDRLSDIPAPNEYHIPDVLGSSKEGPIRSAPAYTITGRQKARLPQCITFPGPGHYDSKIDPLVKRAPMFSMATRFRIPTDETMKPGPAAHHPEKVNLGHMPSYSFGIKHSEYLGQFPEPTRYRNQLIF